The Megasphaera stantonii genome includes a window with the following:
- a CDS encoding MBL fold metallo-hydrolase, translated as MSGTELLMLGTGNAMAVRRYNTCFAVRTAEGQWFLTDAGGGNGIFRRLEDGGVAYADLHYMFVTHGHTDHIMGVLWVMRKIASLMSSGAYDGQFHIYCHDVVKQMLLSMAEMMFKKKDFACIGKDICIHEVADGDTVTFLGLSLTAFDICSTKAKQFGYLLTFPDGMRLTCLGDEPYNERCRQYAEGTDWLLAEAFCLYEHREAFRPYEKNHSTVKDAAETAAALGAARLVLYHTEEKTGSSRKRLYTEEAKAYYGGSVYVPEDMERIALSR; from the coding sequence GTGTCAGGTACAGAATTATTGATGTTGGGAACGGGAAATGCGATGGCTGTGCGCCGGTATAACACGTGCTTTGCCGTGCGTACGGCTGAGGGACAATGGTTTTTAACCGACGCCGGCGGCGGAAACGGCATTTTCCGGCGGTTGGAGGACGGTGGCGTTGCCTATGCGGATTTGCATTATATGTTTGTGACCCACGGCCATACGGACCATATCATGGGCGTCCTCTGGGTCATGCGCAAGATCGCATCGCTGATGAGCTCCGGCGCATATGACGGGCAGTTTCATATTTATTGTCACGACGTAGTGAAGCAGATGCTGCTGTCTATGGCAGAAATGATGTTTAAGAAGAAGGATTTTGCCTGCATTGGCAAGGATATCTGCATTCACGAAGTGGCAGACGGCGACACTGTAACGTTTCTCGGCCTGTCCCTTACGGCCTTCGATATCTGCTCGACCAAGGCCAAGCAATTCGGATACCTGTTGACCTTCCCCGATGGCATGAGGCTGACCTGCTTGGGCGACGAGCCGTATAACGAGCGCTGCCGGCAGTACGCCGAAGGAACGGATTGGCTGCTGGCCGAGGCCTTTTGCTTATACGAGCATAGGGAAGCTTTCCGGCCCTATGAGAAGAACCACAGCACCGTCAAGGACGCGGCGGAAACGGCGGCCGCTCTCGGCGCGGCGCGTTTGGTGCTGTACCATACGGAAGAAAAGACCGGCAGCAGCCGGAAGAGGCTGTACACGGAAGAAGCGAAGGCCTATTACGGTGGTTCCGTGTATGTCCCAGAAGATATGGAGCGGATTGCGCTCAGCCGCTGA
- a CDS encoding DUF1847 domain-containing protein, producing the protein MAERTLSCADCGVVNCNVMNKEYPDFCVTTHMNQEVKREALALYEEEDNRKVMQTAAGVECDGYLKWCRVQETIEFAKRMNFHKIGIATCVGLIQETRMLAGILRKHGFEVFGMACKAGAVPKVELGIDEKCNAVGVNACNPILQAKMLNAKHTDMNIVMGLCVGHDSLFYKYSEALTTTLVVKDRVTGHNPVAALYTSQSYYKTKL; encoded by the coding sequence ATGGCAGAACGAACCCTTTCCTGCGCCGACTGCGGCGTAGTGAACTGCAACGTCATGAACAAGGAATATCCCGATTTCTGCGTGACGACGCATATGAATCAAGAGGTGAAACGGGAAGCTCTGGCTCTGTATGAGGAAGAAGACAATCGTAAGGTCATGCAAACGGCGGCTGGCGTCGAATGCGACGGTTATTTGAAGTGGTGCCGCGTCCAAGAGACGATTGAATTTGCCAAACGCATGAATTTCCATAAAATCGGCATTGCGACCTGCGTCGGCCTGATACAGGAAACGCGGATGCTGGCAGGGATTCTGCGCAAGCACGGCTTTGAAGTCTTCGGAATGGCCTGCAAGGCCGGTGCCGTTCCCAAGGTAGAGCTGGGAATTGATGAAAAATGCAACGCCGTCGGCGTCAACGCCTGCAATCCCATCCTCCAGGCCAAGATGCTCAATGCCAAGCATACGGATATGAATATCGTCATGGGCTTGTGCGTCGGCCACGACAGCTTATTTTACAAATATTCCGAAGCCCTGACGACGACGCTGGTCGTCAAGGACCGCGTGACGGGCCATAATCCCGTAGCGGCATTGTATACCAGCCAGTCCTATTATAAGACGAAATTATAA
- a CDS encoding phosphoribosylaminoimidazolecarboxamide formyltransferase, giving the protein MKELQLKYGCNPNQSSARVYMKDGSELPFEVMNGRPGYINLLDAFNSYQLVKELKEAIGLPAAASFKHVSPAGAAVATDMSDTLKKIYYVDDLKLSPLASAYACARGADRMSSYGDFVALSDICDAETATLLKREVSDGVVAPGYTDEALAILKTKKKGNYCVLKIDPDYVPQPVESKDVYGITFEQERNNAKITADLFQNRPTKNKDIPEAAQRDLLVALITLKYTQSNSVCYVKDGMTIGVGAGQQSRVHCTRLAGNKADIWWLRQNPKVLALPFRDDVRRPDRDNAIDVYISDDYEDVLADGVWQNLFTQKPEPLTREEKKAWIGQLHGVALGSDAFFPFGDNVERAHRSGVDYIAQAGGSIRDDNVIETCDKYNIAMAMTGLRLFHH; this is encoded by the coding sequence ATGAAAGAATTGCAATTGAAATACGGCTGCAATCCGAATCAATCATCGGCAAGAGTATACATGAAAGACGGCAGCGAACTGCCCTTTGAAGTCATGAACGGCCGTCCGGGCTATATCAATCTGCTCGACGCCTTCAACAGCTATCAGCTGGTCAAGGAATTGAAGGAAGCGATAGGCCTTCCCGCCGCGGCGTCCTTTAAGCATGTCAGCCCAGCTGGTGCTGCCGTCGCGACCGACATGAGCGATACGCTGAAAAAAATCTATTATGTAGACGATTTGAAATTATCTCCCCTCGCTTCGGCCTATGCCTGCGCCCGCGGCGCAGACCGCATGAGCTCCTATGGCGATTTTGTCGCCTTGTCGGATATTTGCGACGCTGAAACGGCGACGCTGCTGAAACGGGAAGTATCCGACGGCGTCGTGGCTCCGGGATATACGGACGAAGCCCTGGCTATTCTCAAGACGAAGAAAAAGGGCAACTACTGCGTGCTGAAGATCGACCCCGATTACGTTCCCCAGCCTGTCGAATCGAAGGATGTGTACGGCATTACCTTTGAACAGGAACGCAATAACGCCAAGATTACGGCCGACTTGTTCCAGAACCGCCCGACGAAAAATAAAGACATCCCCGAAGCGGCGCAGCGCGATTTGCTCGTAGCGCTGATTACCCTGAAATATACGCAGTCCAACTCGGTCTGCTACGTCAAGGACGGCATGACCATCGGCGTCGGCGCAGGCCAGCAGTCCCGCGTTCACTGCACGCGCCTGGCCGGCAATAAGGCCGATATCTGGTGGCTTCGCCAGAATCCGAAGGTATTGGCCCTGCCGTTCCGCGATGACGTGCGCCGCCCGGATCGCGACAACGCTATCGACGTCTATATTTCCGATGACTACGAAGACGTACTGGCCGACGGTGTATGGCAGAATCTGTTTACTCAGAAGCCGGAACCCCTTACGAGAGAAGAAAAGAAAGCCTGGATCGGTCAGCTCCACGGCGTAGCGCTAGGCAGCGACGCTTTCTTCCCCTTTGGTGATAACGTAGAACGGGCCCACCGCAGCGGCGTCGATTACATCGCTCAGGCCGGCGGCTCTATCCGCGACGACAATGTCATCGAAACATGTGACAAATACAATATTGCTATGGCAATGACCGGCTTGCGGTTGTTCCACCACTAA
- a CDS encoding DUF362 domain-containing protein codes for MEKAKVYFTDFRCKVGTNNLMKLQKLCKKAGIETIDFEGKFVAIKMHFGELGCLASIRPQYVKAVADLVKELGGKPFLTDCNTLYPGSRKHALEHLDCANLNGYNTITTGCQIIIGDGLRGTDEVEIPVKNGEYVQNAKIGRAIMDADVFISLAHFKGHEMTGFGGAVKNIGMGCGSRAGKMEQHSSGKPAVKAKKCKGCRRCASECGSDAITYEDNIAHIHEDLCKGCGRCIGACAFDAIHTVQWDASEKLDYKMAEYAQAVCQDRPCFHINLVMDISPNCDCHGENDAPVLPNIGMFASFDPVALDQACVDACLKATPLPNSQLSDNLAKPDWECHHDHFLDVHPDINWEATLRHAEKIGLGVRDYELITVK; via the coding sequence ATGGAAAAAGCAAAAGTATATTTTACGGATTTTCGCTGTAAAGTAGGTACAAATAATCTGATGAAGCTGCAGAAGCTGTGCAAGAAAGCCGGCATCGAAACAATTGACTTTGAAGGAAAATTTGTTGCCATCAAAATGCATTTCGGCGAATTGGGCTGTCTGGCGTCGATTCGCCCGCAGTACGTCAAAGCCGTCGCCGATTTGGTTAAAGAATTAGGCGGCAAGCCCTTCCTGACGGACTGCAATACCTTGTATCCCGGCAGCCGTAAGCATGCGTTGGAACATTTGGACTGTGCCAACCTGAACGGCTATAATACGATTACGACGGGCTGTCAGATTATCATCGGCGACGGCCTGCGCGGTACGGATGAAGTGGAAATTCCCGTTAAAAACGGCGAATACGTACAGAACGCCAAGATTGGCCGGGCTATTATGGACGCCGACGTATTTATCAGCCTGGCTCACTTTAAAGGCCATGAAATGACCGGCTTCGGCGGCGCCGTTAAAAACATCGGCATGGGCTGCGGCAGCCGCGCCGGTAAGATGGAACAGCATTCGTCGGGCAAGCCGGCTGTCAAGGCCAAGAAGTGCAAGGGCTGCCGCCGCTGCGCATCCGAATGCGGTTCCGATGCGATTACATACGAAGACAACATCGCCCATATTCACGAAGATTTGTGCAAGGGCTGCGGCCGCTGCATCGGCGCCTGCGCCTTCGACGCCATTCACACGGTGCAGTGGGACGCCAGTGAAAAACTGGATTACAAGATGGCCGAATATGCTCAGGCCGTCTGCCAGGACCGCCCGTGCTTCCATATCAACCTGGTCATGGACATTTCGCCGAACTGCGACTGCCATGGTGAAAACGATGCGCCCGTATTGCCGAATATTGGCATGTTCGCTTCCTTCGACCCGGTTGCCCTCGACCAGGCCTGCGTCGACGCCTGCTTAAAGGCCACGCCGCTGCCGAACAGCCAGCTGTCCGATAATCTGGCGAAACCCGATTGGGAATGCCACCACGACCATTTCCTCGACGTTCATCCGGATATCAACTGGGAAGCTACGCTGCGCCATGCTGAAAAAATCGGCCTTGGCGTAAGAGACTACGAATTAATTACGGTAAAATAA
- a CDS encoding IS30 family transposase: MCHYHHLTLSERENLLFFRAQSYSISRIAAALGRDKSTISRELRRNTVNGKYLPITAQQQYARRRKACKPHKRLENAELFALVKNLFLVHHWSPEEIAGRLQLEHQKALLSYATIYRAIYAGMFDETSSSHGSRGAVRRLRHHGKSRHTRQYQERRGSIPISHDISERPAGAANRSRRGHWECDTIAGKTGKACLVTLVDRKSRYLVGGKAAKKTAQAVNTVLLQVLQGQPVKSLTPDRGKEFAHHAAVTEALNGVPFYFPPPHQPWQRGSNENTNGLVREYFPKGTDITLVPEAYVQAVFAELNRRPRKCLGYKTPYEVHYSKKLHLA; this comes from the coding sequence ATGTGCCACTATCATCATCTTACTCTATCTGAACGAGAAAATCTACTCTTTTTTCGCGCGCAGTCCTATTCTATCTCTCGAATTGCGGCGGCCCTCGGCCGAGATAAATCCACGATCTCACGGGAACTACGCAGAAATACAGTGAACGGCAAGTATCTGCCCATCACCGCACAACAACAGTATGCCCGCCGCCGTAAGGCATGCAAGCCTCACAAGCGGTTAGAGAATGCCGAGCTATTCGCATTGGTTAAAAATCTCTTCCTGGTGCATCATTGGTCCCCAGAAGAAATTGCCGGACGCTTGCAGCTGGAACATCAGAAGGCACTCCTTAGCTATGCAACGATTTACCGCGCCATATATGCCGGTATGTTTGATGAAACGTCGTCCTCCCATGGGTCCCGCGGTGCGGTCCGCCGCTTGCGGCATCATGGAAAATCCCGGCATACCCGGCAATATCAGGAACGACGGGGTTCTATTCCCATCTCTCACGATATTTCGGAACGGCCAGCAGGAGCCGCTAACCGCTCCCGGCGAGGACATTGGGAATGTGATACCATAGCAGGAAAGACAGGAAAAGCCTGTCTGGTTACGTTGGTAGATAGAAAGAGCCGGTATCTGGTAGGAGGCAAAGCAGCCAAAAAGACAGCACAAGCCGTCAATACGGTATTGCTTCAGGTACTGCAAGGGCAACCTGTAAAAAGCCTTACGCCGGACAGAGGAAAAGAGTTCGCCCATCATGCCGCTGTCACGGAGGCCTTGAACGGCGTGCCGTTTTATTTCCCGCCGCCGCATCAGCCCTGGCAGCGGGGAAGCAACGAAAATACCAATGGCCTAGTCCGAGAGTATTTCCCGAAAGGGACGGACATCACACTCGTTCCAGAAGCCTATGTGCAAGCTGTTTTTGCAGAACTAAATCGCCGTCCCCGAAAATGTTTAGGATACAAAACGCCATACGAAGTACATTACTCTAAAAAGTTGCACTTAGCTTGA
- a CDS encoding amino acid permease → MKEEQQQLRRSLKARHLNMIAIGGAIGTGLFVAGGETVSTAGPGGALVAYSLIGVMVYFLMTSLGEMAAYLPVSGSFETYANRYVDKSLGFALGWNYWFNWAITVAAELVAGALIMKYWFPDVPAAVWSGIFLIILFVLNYLSTRSYGESEFIFAGIKVLTVLIFLCAGAFLILGLGPEPSPGFVNWTVGDAPFVGGFTAMLSIFMVAGFSFQGTEMIGIAAGESENPEKNVPRAVHSIFWRILLFYLGAFVVIGFLIPYTDPNLLNSSVENISISPFTLVFERFGLAAAASIMNAVILTAVLSAGNSGLYVSTRMLYAMAQTGQAPKCFLKLNKRGVPSYALFATVIFGLAAFLTSLIGEGKAYDWLVNISGMAGFITWIGIAICHYRFRRAYVAQGKDLKELPYRATFFPFGPLLALLMCIIVTAGQNYSAFTGAEIDWYGASVAYIGIPVFLAVYLYHKVKHHTNIIPLDEVDLSRHK, encoded by the coding sequence ATGAAAGAAGAACAACAACAGCTGCGCCGTAGCTTAAAAGCCCGCCATCTGAATATGATCGCCATCGGCGGCGCTATCGGCACAGGCCTGTTTGTCGCCGGCGGCGAGACCGTCAGCACAGCCGGTCCGGGCGGTGCCCTCGTTGCCTATTCCCTCATCGGCGTCATGGTATATTTCCTTATGACCAGCTTAGGGGAAATGGCAGCGTACCTGCCGGTCAGCGGCTCCTTTGAAACGTATGCCAACCGCTACGTCGATAAATCCTTAGGATTTGCCTTGGGTTGGAACTATTGGTTCAACTGGGCTATTACCGTCGCAGCCGAACTGGTTGCCGGCGCCCTGATTATGAAATACTGGTTTCCCGATGTCCCGGCAGCTGTATGGAGCGGCATTTTCCTGATTATCTTATTTGTCCTTAATTATCTTTCGACCCGCTCGTACGGTGAAAGCGAATTTATCTTTGCTGGTATCAAAGTTCTGACAGTATTAATTTTCCTCTGCGCCGGCGCCTTCCTCATTCTGGGACTCGGGCCCGAGCCGTCGCCGGGATTCGTAAACTGGACGGTCGGCGATGCGCCCTTCGTCGGCGGATTTACCGCCATGCTGAGCATCTTCATGGTTGCCGGCTTCTCCTTCCAGGGAACGGAAATGATCGGTATCGCTGCCGGCGAAAGTGAAAATCCGGAAAAAAACGTTCCCCGTGCCGTTCACTCTATTTTCTGGCGTATTTTGTTATTCTATTTAGGAGCCTTCGTCGTCATTGGGTTCCTCATTCCCTATACGGACCCGAATCTTCTCAATTCGAGCGTAGAAAATATTTCTATCAGCCCCTTTACGCTGGTATTTGAACGCTTCGGCCTGGCTGCCGCCGCCTCGATTATGAACGCTGTTATTTTAACAGCCGTATTATCTGCCGGCAACTCCGGCCTGTACGTCTCGACGCGTATGCTCTACGCCATGGCCCAGACCGGCCAGGCACCAAAATGTTTCCTCAAGCTGAATAAGCGCGGCGTTCCGTCGTATGCGCTGTTCGCAACGGTTATCTTTGGCCTGGCAGCCTTCCTTACGTCGCTCATCGGCGAAGGCAAGGCCTACGACTGGCTCGTCAACATCAGCGGCATGGCCGGCTTTATTACCTGGATCGGCATCGCTATTTGCCATTACCGCTTCCGCCGCGCCTACGTGGCCCAAGGCAAGGATTTAAAGGAATTGCCCTACAGAGCAACCTTCTTCCCCTTCGGCCCCCTGCTGGCCCTGCTCATGTGCATCATCGTTACGGCCGGTCAGAACTACTCGGCCTTTACGGGAGCAGAAATTGACTGGTACGGCGCCAGTGTCGCCTACATCGGCATTCCCGTCTTCCTCGCCGTATACCTGTATCACAAGGTAAAACACCATACGAATATTATTCCGCTGGACGAAGTAGACTTGTCCCGCCATAAATAA
- a CDS encoding IclR family transcriptional regulator, translating into MKEDASNKEKYILTSVDNTLSLLNLFFDYEELSVNDAAKLLGLSRSTVFRFMVTLENRGFLSKTDHATYRLGLNMFSLGMLAYNRMELAALIHPYLQDIARQTGETSHLGIVDDGIHIMFIDRALGTSQLKMETALGYRQLAHHTASGKAILGFQSDQVIREYIKRVSFQKLTPASLGDAGELLHLLDQVKREGYACDNEESELGLTCFAVPIVDATGRAVASISISGPTTRMKTHKKSHIVLLKHTVDELSRTLR; encoded by the coding sequence ATGAAAGAAGACGCCTCGAATAAAGAAAAATATATACTCACCTCTGTAGACAATACGCTGTCTCTCCTAAATCTCTTCTTCGACTATGAAGAACTCAGCGTAAACGACGCGGCCAAGCTGCTGGGCCTCAGCCGCAGCACAGTGTTCCGTTTCATGGTCACCTTGGAAAACCGCGGCTTTTTATCGAAGACCGACCACGCCACCTATCGTCTGGGCCTCAACATGTTTTCCCTAGGCATGCTGGCCTATAACCGCATGGAGCTGGCTGCACTCATCCATCCCTACCTGCAGGACATCGCCCGGCAGACGGGAGAAACGAGTCATTTAGGCATTGTCGACGACGGCATTCACATCATGTTCATCGACCGCGCCTTAGGCACGTCGCAGCTGAAAATGGAAACGGCCCTGGGCTATCGTCAGCTCGCTCACCACACGGCATCGGGCAAGGCGATTTTAGGATTTCAGTCCGACCAGGTCATACGAGAATATATAAAAAGAGTCAGCTTCCAAAAGCTGACCCCTGCGTCTCTCGGCGATGCCGGCGAGCTCCTCCACCTTCTCGACCAGGTAAAAAGAGAGGGCTACGCCTGCGACAACGAAGAAAGCGAACTCGGCCTGACCTGTTTTGCCGTCCCTATCGTCGACGCAACAGGACGAGCTGTCGCCTCCATCAGCATTTCCGGCCCGACGACGCGCATGAAAACGCATAAAAAATCGCATATTGTCCTGTTGAAACATACGGTTGACGAATTGTCCAGGACATTGCGTTAA
- a CDS encoding 2-oxoacid:acceptor oxidoreductase family protein: protein MKEIRLQGRGGQGVVKASQLVVEAAVAEGLYGQAIPFFGVERKGSPVFGYLRLSHSPIRRRMQVYEPDILIIFDDSLVSAPETFDGLKAGGMVILNTTKTREELPLPPQAGSVWLVDAAGISEGLLGRNMPNTAMLGAFAKATGLVDKDTLLDKIEHTFGAENKEAAVRAYDSAAEYK from the coding sequence ATGAAGGAAATTCGTTTGCAGGGCCGCGGCGGCCAGGGCGTGGTCAAAGCGTCGCAGCTCGTCGTGGAAGCGGCCGTAGCCGAAGGGCTGTACGGACAGGCTATTCCCTTTTTCGGCGTAGAACGGAAGGGATCGCCGGTATTTGGGTATCTGCGCTTGTCTCACAGTCCGATTCGCCGCCGTATGCAGGTCTATGAGCCGGATATCTTGATTATATTTGACGATTCCCTCGTGTCGGCGCCGGAGACCTTCGACGGCTTGAAAGCAGGCGGTATGGTGATTCTCAATACGACTAAAACACGGGAAGAGCTGCCCCTTCCGCCTCAGGCCGGCAGCGTATGGCTCGTCGACGCCGCGGGAATTTCGGAAGGCCTGTTAGGCCGCAACATGCCGAATACGGCCATGCTCGGCGCTTTTGCCAAGGCGACAGGCTTGGTGGATAAGGATACGCTGTTGGATAAGATTGAGCATACCTTTGGCGCAGAGAATAAGGAAGCAGCTGTCCGGGCTTACGACAGCGCTGCGGAATACAAGTAA
- a CDS encoding 4Fe-4S binding protein, with protein sequence MSERQHITPVGDTGMYILDTASWRVFRPVMDKEQCVECGMCLTYCPVNAIVGREDNTYEITYDYCKGCGICAQECPRGAIEMVPEGGC encoded by the coding sequence ATGAGCGAACGCCAGCATATTACGCCAGTCGGCGATACGGGGATGTACATTTTGGATACGGCGTCGTGGCGCGTATTCCGCCCGGTCATGGATAAGGAACAATGCGTGGAATGCGGCATGTGCCTGACGTACTGTCCGGTGAACGCCATCGTCGGCCGTGAAGATAATACGTACGAAATTACCTATGACTACTGCAAGGGATGCGGCATCTGCGCCCAGGAATGCCCGCGCGGGGCGATTGAGATGGTACCGGAAGGAGGCTGCTAG
- the porA gene encoding phenylglyoxylate dehydrogenase encodes MSRKVVLTGNDAAAEAAALCRPDLVAAYPITPQSKVVEHLAAMIYDGRLDSTMIQVESEHSAMSAVQGASAGGGRVFTATSAQGLALMFEPYMRQATLRLPMVMALATREMTSPETVWSGQQDAMSVREAGWMQVFCESNQEIIDMIIQGYMLAEDPRVLLPINVCYDGFYSSHLTEGAELPAQEDVDAFLPHYSADWNPILNPDKPLALDPLTAGPLLMKYRKSHLDAMERALTVLEEVDAKFAAAFGRSYGGAIEEYRLDDADVVLITIAGMSGTAKDAVDMAREKGVKVGLIRLRFTRPFPGKRIAKALLGKKAFCVLDRSVSFGWSQGPMHMEVKAALADQGASYCHFSAIGGLGGADISLTEISGLIDELETHKEENGERPVKWLLKD; translated from the coding sequence ATGAGCAGAAAGGTAGTATTGACGGGGAACGACGCGGCGGCGGAAGCGGCGGCCTTGTGCCGTCCCGATTTGGTAGCGGCCTATCCGATTACGCCGCAGTCGAAGGTAGTCGAACATTTAGCCGCGATGATATACGACGGCAGGCTGGATTCGACGATGATTCAGGTAGAAAGCGAGCACTCGGCCATGAGCGCCGTCCAGGGCGCGTCTGCCGGAGGGGGACGGGTCTTTACGGCTACGAGCGCCCAGGGGCTGGCGCTGATGTTCGAACCCTATATGCGGCAGGCTACGCTGCGCCTGCCCATGGTCATGGCCTTGGCGACGCGGGAAATGACGTCGCCAGAAACGGTGTGGAGCGGCCAGCAGGACGCCATGTCCGTCCGCGAGGCCGGCTGGATGCAGGTATTCTGCGAGAGCAATCAGGAAATCATCGACATGATCATTCAGGGCTACATGCTGGCCGAAGATCCGCGGGTCTTATTGCCTATTAACGTGTGCTACGACGGCTTTTACAGCTCCCATCTGACGGAAGGGGCGGAACTGCCCGCTCAGGAAGACGTCGACGCCTTCTTGCCGCATTACAGCGCCGATTGGAATCCTATTTTAAATCCCGACAAGCCGCTGGCCCTGGACCCGCTGACGGCCGGCCCGCTGCTGATGAAATACAGAAAGAGCCATTTGGATGCGATGGAACGGGCCCTAACCGTGCTGGAAGAGGTAGACGCGAAATTTGCCGCCGCCTTCGGCCGGTCTTACGGCGGCGCGATTGAAGAATACCGACTCGACGACGCCGACGTCGTTTTGATTACCATTGCCGGCATGAGCGGCACGGCGAAGGACGCCGTCGACATGGCCCGCGAAAAGGGCGTCAAAGTCGGCCTCATTCGCCTGCGCTTCACGAGGCCCTTCCCGGGAAAACGCATCGCCAAAGCCCTGCTGGGCAAGAAAGCCTTCTGCGTTCTCGACAGAAGCGTATCCTTCGGCTGGAGCCAGGGGCCGATGCACATGGAAGTCAAGGCGGCCCTTGCCGATCAGGGCGCGTCGTACTGTCATTTCTCGGCTATCGGCGGCTTAGGCGGCGCTGACATTTCTTTAACGGAAATCTCAGGACTTATAGATGAATTAGAAACTCATAAAGAAGAAAATGGCGAACGGCCCGTCAAGTGGCTGCTGAAGGACTAA
- a CDS encoding thiamine pyrophosphate-dependent enzyme: MNYISLLKEAPDQITPGMSACQGCGGELILRRVMQIAGKNTIIAIPPGCMAGAGVVGWKYANGQKTPVHITLLDNTAAFLSGLSRMYERKGRSDVNIVAVAGDGATADCGFQSLSAAAERGEKMLYVCYDNEGYMNTGYQRSSTTTLGSRTSTTPLGSKISGKEQQQKYVPLIMAMHQIEYCATASPSHMKDMVEKIQKGLAASKKGFAYLHIFSPCPTGWGYGSHLSITVARRAVESNLFPLWEMADGKLTVNVKPAHPLPVTDFVKSIGKFKALSDEAIAAIQRRTDQRFQLLLTLAGNE; this comes from the coding sequence ATGAACTATATATCTTTGCTGAAAGAAGCCCCCGATCAGATTACGCCGGGCATGTCGGCCTGCCAGGGCTGCGGCGGCGAGCTGATTCTGCGGCGGGTCATGCAGATTGCCGGAAAAAATACGATTATAGCGATTCCGCCGGGATGTATGGCCGGCGCCGGCGTCGTCGGCTGGAAGTATGCCAACGGGCAGAAAACGCCGGTTCACATTACTCTTTTGGACAATACGGCGGCCTTTTTAAGCGGCTTATCGCGCATGTACGAGCGGAAGGGGCGGAGCGACGTCAACATCGTCGCCGTCGCGGGAGACGGCGCGACGGCCGACTGCGGGTTCCAGAGCTTGTCGGCGGCGGCGGAACGGGGCGAAAAGATGCTGTACGTCTGCTACGATAACGAAGGCTACATGAATACGGGCTATCAGCGCAGTTCGACGACGACGCTGGGGTCCCGCACGTCGACGACGCCTTTGGGCAGCAAAATCAGCGGCAAGGAACAGCAGCAGAAGTACGTGCCCCTCATCATGGCCATGCATCAGATCGAATACTGCGCTACGGCCTCGCCGTCCCACATGAAGGACATGGTGGAAAAAATCCAGAAGGGGCTGGCGGCCAGCAAGAAGGGCTTCGCCTACCTGCATATTTTCTCTCCCTGCCCGACGGGCTGGGGGTATGGCAGCCACCTGAGTATTACAGTGGCTCGCCGGGCCGTAGAATCCAATCTGTTTCCTCTGTGGGAAATGGCTGACGGTAAGCTGACTGTAAACGTCAAGCCGGCCCATCCCCTGCCCGTAACCGACTTCGTCAAATCCATCGGCAAGTTTAAAGCCCTCAGCGACGAAGCAATCGCGGCGATTCAACGGCGGACGGACCAACGGTTTCAGCTGCTGCTGACGTTGGCTGGAAATGAATAG
- a CDS encoding chorismate mutase — MNLEECRKEIDRLDKELTNLLEQRMQVVAKVAAYKKANHMEIFDPRRERQVLDKIAAMAQYKELAPYLQKIYQCIMDESKNYEREYMKL, encoded by the coding sequence ATGAATTTGGAAGAATGCCGGAAGGAAATCGACAGGCTGGACAAAGAGCTGACGAATTTGCTGGAGCAGCGCATGCAGGTAGTGGCGAAGGTAGCCGCGTATAAAAAGGCAAATCACATGGAAATATTCGACCCGCGGCGGGAGCGGCAGGTCCTCGACAAGATTGCCGCCATGGCGCAGTATAAGGAATTGGCTCCGTACTTGCAGAAGATTTATCAATGCATTATGGATGAAAGCAAAAACTATGAACGGGAGTATATGAAGTTATAA